The following coding sequences are from one Candidatus Dependentiae bacterium window:
- the cmk gene encoding (d)CMP kinase: protein MIITLDGPVASGKSTIARLLADKLGFYYLNTGIIYRACAYVVLRQGKQIDQATQDDIKQIMTQIAYSYANGAEKITYNDQNITAMLTTPAVDEAASKISAIAWVRPYADALQRRLVKDKDAVIDGRDSGSVVFADADYKFYITASDTIRAQRWQKKQKQRNKTFSLQEALEHIKSRDDRDSHREIAPLVIPHDACVIENNGNHPEQVVQQILSGIKK, encoded by the coding sequence ATGATAATTACTTTGGACGGTCCGGTTGCAAGTGGCAAATCGACTATTGCACGTTTGCTTGCAGATAAACTGGGCTTTTATTATTTAAATACCGGCATTATATATCGTGCATGCGCTTATGTTGTACTCAGGCAGGGTAAACAGATTGATCAAGCCACTCAAGATGATATCAAGCAGATTATGACTCAGATTGCTTATAGTTATGCAAATGGTGCTGAAAAAATAACCTATAATGATCAGAATATTACTGCAATGTTAACGACACCTGCTGTTGATGAAGCTGCTTCAAAGATCAGTGCTATTGCATGGGTGCGGCCTTATGCAGATGCTTTGCAGCGTCGGTTGGTCAAAGATAAAGATGCTGTCATTGATGGTAGAGATAGCGGCTCAGTGGTGTTTGCCGATGCTGATTATAAATTTTATATCACTGCATCAGATACTATCCGTGCGCAACGTTGGCAAAAAAAACAAAAACAAAGAAATAAGACATTCAGTTTGCAAGAAGCGCTTGAGCATATTAAATCACGTGATGATCGAGATTCTCATCGTGAAATTGCACCATTAGTTATTCCGCATGATGCTTGTGTTATTGAAAATAATGGCAATCATCCGGAACAAGTGGTACAGCAGATTTTATCCGGTATTAAAAAATGA
- the recJ gene encoding single-stranded-DNA-specific exonuclease RecJ, translating to MQRRQGQKYLWNLPSTSDATVLEIASKYSLSFPIAQTLISRGFTTPEKIDEFLFTSFERDVAHPSLMKDADKSIDRILQAIENNEKILVAGDYDVDGITSSAIMLSCLLPLKAQINFFLPNRVRDGYGLSTKIIERAAKNDYKVVVTVDNGITAFEPAKKAKELGIDLIITDHHRPHEEVPDAFAIVNPAQVDCKYPFKVLAGVGVAFKLMSLLYEKLKLKLPEKVYELLMLGTVADVVPLRGENRFWVRYGLQYVNKIESYAFKVLKQNGKVTKNIISSTDIGFSIAPQINALGRLEDARDGVKFLIGSDTNDIEAVGNVLLELNEARKGIERSIFEQVKQQIEQKKIDLDHENVIVAASNNWPAGVIGLVASRLVSAYGRPTLLFHLSKDGLAKGSCRSIAEFNMFDALYQNKDMLKSFGGHSMAAGLALPVEKLSILKENLEALVAEQCTPEDLQLKLTLDAQAKLSDLTKKFMNDMQNLEPFGNENKQPYFYFEGVVMVQKPQLLKDLHVKCTMFADGVIKPVIFFNRPELFQRFIDQGEKPFCLAAQVMENHWNGRVSIELSGVDVSFDKD from the coding sequence ATGCAGAGACGACAAGGTCAAAAATATCTTTGGAATTTACCATCAACTTCCGATGCAACTGTATTGGAAATTGCATCAAAATATAGTTTGTCATTTCCTATTGCTCAAACATTGATTTCACGCGGTTTTACCACACCGGAAAAGATTGATGAGTTTTTATTTACCTCATTCGAGCGTGATGTTGCACATCCTTCATTGATGAAAGATGCTGATAAATCAATTGATCGTATTTTACAAGCAATTGAAAATAATGAAAAAATATTAGTAGCAGGTGATTATGATGTTGACGGTATCACTTCATCGGCTATTATGCTTTCTTGTTTATTACCGCTTAAAGCGCAGATAAATTTCTTTTTGCCCAATCGCGTACGCGATGGTTATGGATTATCCACTAAGATTATTGAACGTGCAGCAAAAAATGATTACAAAGTGGTCGTTACGGTTGATAATGGAATCACCGCATTTGAACCGGCAAAAAAAGCAAAAGAGCTTGGCATTGATCTTATTATTACCGATCATCACAGGCCACATGAAGAAGTTCCTGATGCATTTGCAATCGTTAATCCTGCACAGGTTGATTGTAAATATCCATTTAAAGTGCTTGCCGGAGTTGGTGTGGCATTTAAATTGATGTCATTGTTATATGAAAAATTAAAATTGAAGCTTCCTGAAAAAGTATATGAACTGTTAATGCTCGGCACAGTTGCTGATGTGGTGCCATTGAGAGGTGAAAATCGTTTTTGGGTGCGTTATGGCTTGCAGTATGTTAACAAAATTGAAAGTTATGCATTTAAAGTGCTCAAGCAAAATGGCAAAGTTACTAAAAATATTATTTCATCAACCGATATCGGTTTTTCAATTGCGCCTCAAATTAACGCATTGGGCCGTTTGGAAGATGCGCGCGATGGCGTAAAATTTCTTATTGGTTCTGACACCAATGATATTGAAGCGGTCGGTAATGTACTGCTTGAACTCAATGAAGCACGAAAAGGTATTGAACGTTCTATTTTTGAGCAAGTTAAACAGCAAATTGAACAGAAAAAAATAGATCTTGATCATGAAAATGTGATTGTTGCGGCGAGTAATAATTGGCCAGCAGGAGTTATTGGTTTAGTTGCATCACGTTTGGTTTCAGCATATGGTCGCCCCACGTTATTGTTCCATTTGTCAAAAGATGGGTTGGCAAAAGGTTCGTGCCGTTCAATTGCCGAATTTAATATGTTTGATGCATTGTACCAAAACAAAGATATGCTCAAATCATTTGGTGGTCATTCAATGGCTGCCGGGCTTGCTTTACCGGTTGAAAAATTATCAATATTAAAAGAGAATTTGGAAGCGTTAGTTGCAGAGCAATGTACACCGGAAGATTTACAACTTAAATTGACGCTGGATGCACAAGCAAAACTAAGTGATTTAACCAAAAAGTTTATGAATGATATGCAAAATCTGGAACCGTTCGGCAATGAAAATAAACAGCCTTATTTTTATTTTGAAGGTGTGGTAATGGTACAAAAACCGCAATTGCTCAAAGATTTGCATGTTAAATGTACTATGTTTGCCGATGGGGTTATCAAACCGGTTATATTTTTTAATCGTCCGGAACTGTTTCAACGATTTATTGATCAAGGTGAAAAACCGTTCTGTTTGGCCGCTCAAGTTATGGAAAATCATTGGAACGGCAGGGTGTCAATAGAACTTTCCGGCGTTGATGTTTCTTTTGATAAGGATTAA
- a CDS encoding M48 family metalloprotease: MFTFIKQLRKVSAVWLYFFSLVLIMLVGISFSKDFLEEQALIDAIQTAQITFGSMPLHAEQEQFIRSIADEIGVTRKLIIRKMNQNTLVQFGYHNAFAYSPQMFFLFPLKSVSFLFVSEGFFEDLTPEEQRFLIGHEMIHISHGHLDYLTLCVLLLFILLAFFSWQLKKRMQLIVRSKVSHRYQMYMMSFVTFVLFCACSVGSSGAALAYRRYIEKEADCVSMQLLNSYDGCMQLTERLHKECKLALHNPYFGLTSDHPSCSERQAYCLELQNIFNQKDLS; this comes from the coding sequence ATGTTCACGTTCATAAAACAGCTTCGCAAGGTATCTGCTGTTTGGCTTTATTTTTTTAGTTTAGTCCTCATCATGTTAGTTGGTATCTCTTTTAGTAAAGATTTTTTAGAAGAACAGGCTCTTATTGATGCAATCCAAACAGCTCAAATAACATTCGGTTCAATGCCTTTGCATGCTGAACAAGAACAATTTATTAGAAGCATTGCTGATGAAATAGGCGTAACGCGCAAACTTATTATCCGCAAGATGAATCAAAATACTCTAGTGCAATTCGGCTATCATAATGCTTTTGCCTATAGTCCGCAGATGTTCTTTCTGTTTCCTTTAAAGTCTGTTTCATTTTTGTTTGTCAGTGAAGGTTTTTTTGAAGATCTTACTCCTGAGGAACAACGATTTCTTATCGGTCATGAAATGATCCATATTTCTCATGGGCATCTTGATTATTTGACGCTTTGTGTGTTGTTGCTTTTTATTTTATTAGCTTTCTTTTCTTGGCAGCTGAAAAAACGCATGCAATTGATAGTGCGATCTAAAGTTTCACATCGCTATCAAATGTATATGATGAGTTTTGTAACGTTTGTTTTATTTTGTGCATGCAGTGTGGGATCTTCCGGTGCAGCGCTTGCATATCGACGTTACATTGAAAAAGAGGCTGATTGTGTATCAATGCAATTACTCAATTCATATGATGGCTGCATGCAACTTACTGAACGGTTGCATAAAGAATGTAAGCTTGCCTTACATAATCCATATTTTGGCTTAACGTCTGATCATCCGTCATGTTCGGAGCGTCAAGCATATTGTCTTGAATTACAAAACATATTTAATCAAAAGGATCTTTCATGA
- a CDS encoding ankyrin repeat domain-containing protein, whose amino-acid sequence MKKILLSLSLFSLSLIASDIEYEFYEEELSTQLGQYTIDINQLTKTDPKTGKKHSNERTPLMYASLNNDLDETVSLLDQGADPYIVNPSGFTALLYAAQKGHHAIAATLLATCPDKQKLLEASIKGFTPLSLAQKYEHHGIFKLLTLAQGQTTFSPTCRVHFSPNILSVIMNCINNEKISIQCAMFRFTHGRPAKKFVAKHRKGVAIDAIVDNDYKTDFCIALRYMINNGIAVRESTKGSDEKQDKYYNMHHKYIIFGNNAKDKPLLVTGSCNFTQQAFTQNWENIIIIDDQEAINQFLIQHAHLRKYSKPIDKDSCTCPKDTDPKRQYPRKLHEIEGLA is encoded by the coding sequence ATGAAAAAAATATTATTATCCCTGTCTTTATTCAGCTTATCACTCATTGCTTCCGATATTGAATATGAATTTTATGAAGAAGAATTAAGTACCCAACTTGGACAATACACTATAGATATCAACCAATTAACTAAAACCGATCCGAAAACCGGAAAAAAACATTCAAACGAAAGAACACCATTGATGTATGCATCTCTTAATAACGATCTTGATGAAACAGTCTCATTGCTCGATCAAGGAGCTGATCCATATATTGTAAATCCTAGTGGCTTCACGGCACTACTTTATGCCGCACAAAAAGGACACCATGCAATTGCCGCAACATTACTCGCAACATGTCCCGACAAACAAAAACTTTTAGAAGCATCAATAAAAGGTTTTACACCACTATCACTCGCACAAAAATATGAACATCATGGTATATTTAAACTTTTAACTCTAGCACAAGGCCAAACCACATTTAGCCCAACATGTAGAGTACATTTTTCCCCAAACATTTTATCTGTAATCATGAACTGTATTAACAATGAAAAAATAAGTATTCAATGTGCAATGTTCCGTTTTACTCACGGTCGACCGGCAAAAAAATTTGTAGCAAAGCATAGAAAAGGTGTAGCCATTGACGCCATTGTAGACAATGATTATAAAACCGATTTTTGCATTGCACTACGCTATATGATTAATAATGGAATAGCGGTACGTGAAAGCACAAAAGGATCCGATGAAAAACAGGATAAATATTATAACATGCACCATAAATACATCATCTTTGGCAACAATGCAAAAGATAAACCTTTACTTGTTACAGGATCATGCAATTTCACTCAACAAGCATTCACACAAAACTGGGAAAACATTATAATTATCGATGATCAAGAAGCAATTAATCAATTTTTAATACAACATGCTCATTTAAGGAAATATTCAAAACCTATCGATAAAGATAGTTGCACATGTCCAAAAGATACAGACCCAAAACGTCAATATCCAAGAAAATTACACGAAATTGAAGGCTTAGCATAA